A window from Nycticebus coucang isolate mNycCou1 chromosome X, mNycCou1.pri, whole genome shotgun sequence encodes these proteins:
- the KCNE5 gene encoding potassium voltage-gated channel subfamily E regulatory beta subunit 5: MNCSESQRLRTLLSRLLLELHHRGNASGLGTGPGPSMGMGVVPDPFVGREVTSAKGDDAYLYILLIMIFYACLAGGLILAYTRSRKLVEAKDETPQACAEHEWVPGGAPTPDAEADAETAAGSPAQGRRQLAPGGLPALAQGAERV; the protein is encoded by the coding sequence ATGAACTGCAGCGAGAGTCAGCGGCTGCGAACCCTGCTGAGCCGCCTGCTGCTCGAGCTGCACCATCGGGGCAACGCCAGCGGCCTGGGCACTGGCCCCGGCCCGAGCATGGGCATGGGGGTCGTGCCCGACCCCTTCGTGGGCCGCGAGGTGACCAGCGCCAAGGGCGACGACGCCTATCTCTACATCCTGCTGATTATGATCTTCTACGCCTGCCTGGCTGGAGGCCTCATCCTGGCCTACACCCGCTCCCGCAAGCTCGTCGAGGCCAAGGATGAGACGCCCCAGGCCTGCGCCGAGCACGAATGGGTCCCTGGAGGCGCTCCGACCCCCGACGCCGAGGCCGACGCCGAGACAGCCGCCGGCTCCCCGGCCCAAGGCCGCCGCCAGCTCGCCCCCGGAGGGCTGCCTGCCCTTGCCCAGGGCGCCGAGAGGGTCTAG